TAAAATCAACTCCCCGTTGATAACATGCAGCTGCGAATCCGGTCATGTCACCAATAACACCGCCACCCAGCGCTACCATCACACAGTCCCGAGCAAAATTATGCTCTAGCGCCACGCTAAAAATGGTATCCAAGGTAGACAAGGTTTTAAATTGCTCACCATCAGGCAGAATAACGCGCTGCACTTGATTACCAAGTCGCGATAACGATTGGAAAACAGAGGCTAAATAAAGCGGGGCAACAGTGGTATTGGTGACAAGCAGAATATGCTTATTTTGCAGGTAGCGGGACCAGGTCCCGCTATCCGACAACAAATCCCGGCCGATGAAAATAGGGTAACTGCGCGCTCCTAACTCAACCTGAATTTGCTGCATGGTCCTGCCTTAAAAGCCGAGTTGCTCGATAATTTGATTAGCGACCACTTTGGCACTTTGATCGTCAGTTTTAACGATCACGTCTGCAATTTCCTCATACAGAGGGTTACGGACTTCAGCTAGGTTTTCCAACACTTCACGTGGGTCGTCAACCTGTAACAGTGGACGGCGTTTATCACGCTGGGTACGGGCAACCTGCTTATCAATAGTGGTTTCCAGATATACCACAATACCACGTGCAGATAGGTAATTACGGATATCTTTGCTCTGAACAGAACCGCCTCCGGTAGCCAGAACAATACCTTGTTTCTCAGTCAAATCAGCGATGACCTGAGCCTCACGACGGCGAAAGCCTTCTTCACCTTCGACATCAAAAACCCAAGCAATGTCAGCGCCTGTACGGTTCTCGATCTCTTGATCTGAATCGTGGAATTCTAAATGAAGCATCTGCGCCAGATGGCGACCTATGGTGCTTTTACCTGCGCCCATCGGGCCTACCAGAAAAATATTACGTTTTTCAGCCATTTCTTATACGTCTGAATCTGTGAAAAATATGCCAATGCCGGTTTAAAAAACAAACCAGCCAATTGATTGTTACCTTGCTCTATTGAGACTTGACCGGGGATTATCTCAGTTTAAGCGTGGAAAAGGCAATAGACCAACCGGATTTATCCACAGAATGACCAGGTAATCCCGGCATTCCACCCAGTTGGTAAATTGACGTTAACCAGTGAAATCAAATCGATTTTTTACTTCAATTTCAGCAACATCAAATCTCTTCTGTGACAATTTTCGGTGTCACAAAAATCAGTAATTCCTGCCGCTCATTTTTATCTGTCGAATTTCTGAACATAAAGCCAAGAAATGGAATATCTCCCAATACCGGCACTTTGCTAACCCGACTAATCAGATTCTGTTGATAAATGCCACCTAAGACGATGGTTTCACCATTATCCACCAGAACCTGAGTACCAATCCGCTGAGTATCAATTGCCACCGCCGGCCCGGTCGCCGTATCCACGGTTTTACCCTGTGAATCCTGGGTAATTTCCAGATCCAAAATCACCCGGTTATCCGGGGTGATCTGCGGTGTAACCCGCAGAGATAATACCGCTTTTTTAAAGGTCACTGAAGTCGCGCCACTGGACGAGGACTCCACATAGGGGATCTCAACCCCTTGCTCAATGTAGGCGGCTTTTTGGTTGGAGGTGGTAATTCGTGGACTAGCAATAATCTCGCCCTTATTTTCCTGCTCCAGCGCACTTAATTCCAGATCCAGTACTGTACCATCTGATAATTTTGCGACATGAAAGGCAATACTGGCCGGATTACTCACCGCTGCAGGTAAATTAACATTCAATCTGTCATCAATAGAGGGAATGGTGCCCCCGGCAATATCACCCGCACCTTCCAATGATCCCGAGGTGCCTTTTGAGCCTTGCTGATCTGTGATGCCCCAGCGAATCCCGATATCCTCAGCCACATCATCCTTTACCGTCACCATTCTGGATTCGATTAGAACCTGCCGAATCGGGATATCCAACACTTCCACCAGCCGGGCAATATT
This region of Shewanella sp. NFH-SH190041 genomic DNA includes:
- the aroK gene encoding shikimate kinase AroK, with the protein product MAEKRNIFLVGPMGAGKSTIGRHLAQMLHLEFHDSDQEIENRTGADIAWVFDVEGEEGFRRREAQVIADLTEKQGIVLATGGGSVQSKDIRNYLSARGIVVYLETTIDKQVARTQRDKRRPLLQVDDPREVLENLAEVRNPLYEEIADVIVKTDDQSAKVVANQIIEQLGF